A single genomic interval of Festucalex cinctus isolate MCC-2025b chromosome 16, RoL_Fcin_1.0, whole genome shotgun sequence harbors:
- the per1b gene encoding period circadian protein homolog 1b isoform X1 — protein MSYDITQSAASSNTRGRVTRAAEKDNEQEADSKQLNAAKSTGANVPAPEQGNRAGGVSFPSEGSRAGDQRGPNTDDMDGGISSGNDSGERETRSRGCQSTRSSHSSSNGKDSGMMLETTESQKSSNSQSRSPPSGSLAYSLLSTSSEHDPPSTSGCSSNQSARVQTQKELMKAIKELKLRLPTERKSKGHSSTLNALKYALQCVRQVRANKEYYHQWSVEECHGCSLDLSAFTIEELDNITSEYTLKNTDTFSMAVSFLSGKVVYVSPQGSSVLRCKPECLQGTMFSELLAPQDVSTFYSGTAPCRLPLWASCIGSASPAMDCTQEKSMFCRISAGRRQGGEMRYYPFRLTPYQLTIRDSDSAEPQPCCLLLAERVHSGYEAPRIPPDKRIFTTSHTPSCLFQEVDERAVPLLGYLPQDLVGTPTLLYIHPEDRPTMVAIHEKIFQFAGQPFEYSPLRMCARNGEYLTIDTSWSSFVNPWSRKVAFIVGRHKVRTSPLNEDVFAAQGCEGRATTPDIVQLSEQIHRLLVQPVHTGGSQGYSSLGSSGSRGSRHSHPQHLSASAASSSDSNGPAMDDAAAAVVLHKPMTFQQICKDVHMVKTNGQQVFIESRNRPPPRKNTSAVATSSLGAISSDPIRGLITDMTKPLKDLVPAPLVQKESPPGYSYQQINCLDSIIRYLESCNIPNTVKRKCGSSSCTSASDEDKQQQEAGGSAKGQRLVWMNSSVCSSVSHLSFAPAGASVSLVGEPPPLPPLTLAMKAESVASVTSQCSFSSTIVHVGDKKPPESDIVMEEAPSTPTHPPPNLTPTAPSNGPPTISTPPIPPPPPPPPIAPPPQASQPTQPERDSRHGGGGRLGLTKEVLSAHTQQEEQAFLDQFKDLSKLRVFDQTASSTVRCHTPTANPLARGVRCSRDYPAAGGGSSHRRGRGGKRLKHQESSEQHSSLGLTGMHRDPRTRPEAGPLNMPLGAPTNSSSWPSVCSQPNIPSVPFAPGMVPIYPVYPPLSQPLTVPDPSRFPPTQMVPPMMTLVLPNYMFPQMGAPMSQQGAAPLQFFGQNFNYPSAAQAPVPATVCNPVSIPGTGAASRSSTPQSYTQNPAEREGAQSPLFQSRCSSPLNLLQLEESPSNRLEGTVLVASQQTAPSVQGGPAGVQSSTKPRNSDDNTKENENGEANESNNDAMSTSSDLLDLLLQEDSRSGTGSAASGSGSSGTRSSGSGSGSNGCCSSGTSSSQGSHTSKYFGSIDSLENDHGRKQPAGGGGGDSGEEQFIKCVLQDPIWLLMANTDDKVMMTYQLPIRDVEAVLREDREVLRSMQKHQPRFTDEQKRELSQVHPWVRTGRLPRAININGCAGCKSPTSVPHAAPYDVEIHEMELCTMVKTQKEGATKVKKSSSEVAMDECPAEEEEEDDEEEGCKTQETSQTVTADELRATPAVDNAQPPQSDMSH, from the exons ATGAGTTATGACATCACTCAGTCAGCGGCCAGCAGCAACACTCGGGGGCGAGTGACAAGGGCTGCAGAGAAAGACAATGAGCAGGAGGCCGACTCCAAACAGTTAAACGCCGCAAAAAGCACCGGTGCCAATGTCCCCGCTCCGGAACAGGGAAACAGGGCCGGGGGCGTGTCGTTCCCCAGCGAAGGATCCAGAGCCGGCGATCAGAGGGGGCCCAACACGGATGACATGGACGGCGGCATCTCTAGCGGGAACGACTCAGGTGAGAGGGAGACACGCTCTCGCGGGTGCCAGTCCACACGCAGCTCACACAGTTCATCCAACGGCAAGGACTCAGGCATGATGCTTGAAACCACAGAGAGCCAAAAGAG CTCCAACTCGCAGAGCCGGTCACCTCCAAGTGGCTCACTGGCCTACAGCTTGCTGTCGACCAGCTCCGAACACGACCCGCCCTCCACGTCTGGCTGCAGCAGCAATCAGTCGGCGAGGGTCCAGACACAGAAGGAGCTCATGAAGGCCATCAAGGAGCTAAAGCTCCGCTTGCCAACTGAGCGCAAGTCCAAGGGCCACTCCAGCACTCTAAACGCACTTAAATACGCCCTGCAGTGTGTCAGACAAGTCAGAG CCAATAAGGAGTATTATCATCAGTGGAGTGTGGAAGAGTGTCACGGTTGTAGCCTGGACTTGTCTGCCTTCACGATCGAGGAACTGGACAACATCACTTCAGAATACACACTAAAAAACACG GACACATTCTCAATGGCGGTGTCCTTCCTGTCCGGGAAGGTCGTGTACGTGTCACCTCAGGGATCATCAGTATTGCGCTGTAAGCCCGAGTGTCTCCAGGGCACCATGTTTTCAGAGCTTTTAGCTCCACAAGATGTCAGTACGTTCTACAGTGGCACAGCGCCTTGCCGCCTGCCCCTGTGGGCCTCCTGTATCGGATCTG CCTCACCCGCTATGGACTGCACTCAGGAGAAGTCCATGTTCTGTAGAATCAGTGCCGGCCGGAGGCAGGGCGGAGAGATGCGCTACTATCCGTTTCGTCTGACGCCCTACCAGCTTACCATCAGAGATTCGGACAGTGCCGAGCCGCAGCCATGTTGCCTGCTCCTGGCAGAAAGAGTCCACTCTGGATACGAGG CACCTCGGATCCCTCCAGACAAGAGGATCTTCACCACCAGTCACACTCCCAGCTGCCTCTTCCAGGAAGTTGATGAGAG GGCGGTACCATTGTTGGGATATCTGCCCCAGGACTTGGTGGGAACCCCAACCTTGCTTTACATCCACCCTGAAGACAGACCCACTATGGTGGCCATACATGAGAAGA TCTTTCAGTTTGCCGGGCAGCCGTTTGAGTATTCACCGTTGAGGATGTGCGCACGCAACGGGGAATACTTAACCATCGACACCAGTTGGTCTTCCTTTGTCAATCCCTGGAGCCGCAAGGTGGCCTTCATCGTAGGGCGCCACAAAGTCCGAAC GAGCCCACTGAACGAGGACGTGTTCGCGGCGCAGGGGTGCGAGGGCCGCGCCACCACGCCCGACATAGTGCAGCTCAGCGAGCAGATCCACCGTCTGCTGGTGCAGCCGGTGCACACTGGTGGGTCTCAGGGTTACAGCTCGCTGGGTTCCAGCGGGTCACGGGGCTCGCGCCACTCACACCCGCAGCATCTCAGCGCCTCGGCCGCCTCATCCAGCGACAGCAACGGACCCGCCATGGACGACGCCGCGGCTGCAGTTGTGTTACACAAGCCT ATGACTTTCCAGCAGATCTGCAAAGATGTTCACATGGTCAAGACAAACGGGCAGCAGGTGTTCATCGAGTCTCGAAACAGGCCGCCACCAAGAAAAAACACCAGTGCAg TTGCCACAAGCAGTCTCGGAGCCATCAGCAGCGACCCCATAAGAGGCCTCATCACTGACATGACCAAACCACTGAAAGATTTGGTGCCTGCACCACTTGTCCAGAAAGAGTCCCCACCTGGATATTCCTACCAACAGATCAATTGTCTCGACAGCATCATAAG GTACCTGGAGAGCTGCAACATTCCTAATACAGTCAAAAGGAAGTGTGGCTCCTCCTCCTGCACATCAGCTTCCGATGAAGATAAACAGCAGCAGGAAGCCGGCGGGAGCGCCAAAGGTCAACGTCTAGTCTGGATGAATTCCAGCGTGTGTTCATCTGTATCACATTTGTCATTTGCTCCTGCAGGTGCATCAGTTAGCCTGGTAGGCGAACCCCCTCCCCTGCCCCCGCTGACGTTGGCCATGAAGGCGGAGAGCGTGGCCTCCGTCACATCACAGTGTAGCTTCAGTAGCACCATCGTGCACGTGGGAGACAAGAAGCCACCTGAGTCAG ACATCGTGATGGAAGAAGCCCCAAGCACGCCAACACACCCTCCTCCTAACCTCACTCCAACTGCGCCCTCTAATGGCCCACCTACCATCTCCACTCCTCCcatccctccccctcctcctcctcctcccatcgCTCCGCCGCCTCAAGCATCGCAGCCAACTCAGCCAGAGAGGGACAGCCGGCACGGCGGGGGCGGCCGGCTGGGATTGACGAAGGAGGTGCTGTCTGCGCACACGCAGCAGGAGGAGCAGGCATTCCTGGACCAATTCAAGGACCTCAGCAAGCTGCGCGTCTTCGATCAGACGGCGTCTTCGACCGTGCGCTGCCACACGCCCACCGCCAACCCTCTGGCGCGAG GGGTGCGGTGTTCTCGCGACTACCCGGCCGCAGGGGGAGGCTCCAGTCACAGACGTGGGCGTGGAGGTAAAAGACTGAAACACCAGGAGTCGTCTGAGCAGCACAGCTCTCTGGGGCTCACCGGAATGCACCGAGACCCCAGAACCAGACCGGAAGCCGGACCCCTCAACATGCCGCTGGGAGCCCCAACAAATTCCTCCTCTTGGCCGTCTGTTTGCTCTCAGCCCAACATTCCATCGGTTCCGTTTGCACCCGGCATGGTTCCCATCTACCCGGTCTACCCGCCGCTCTCTCAGCCTTTGACTGTCCCAGATCCATCACGTTTCCCCCCTACTCAGATGGTGCCACCCATGATGACCTTGGTTCTCCCCAACTACATGTTCCCTCAAATGGGAGCGCCCATGTCGCAGCAAGGCGCCGCACCCTTGCAGTTTTTCGGTCAAAACTTTAATTACCCCAGCGCCGCCCAAGCCCCGGTCCCGGCAACCGTTTGCAACCCCGTGTCCATTCCTGGCACAGGGGCGGCATCTCGTAGCAGCACCCCCCAGTCCTACACTCAGAACCCTGCTGAGCGCGAGGGTGCACAGTCCCCCCTCTTCCAGTCCCGATGCTCCTCCCCGCTGAATTTGTTGCAGCTGGAGGAGTCACCGAGCAACCGGTTAGAGGGCACCGTGCTGGTGGCCTCACAGCAAACCGCACCCTCCGTGCAGGGGGGCCCCGCTGGGGTGCAGAGCTCAACCAAACCGAGGAACTCTGATGACAACACCAAGGAGAATGAGAAC GGGGAAGCTAACGAGTCCAACAACGACGCCATGTCAACTTCCAGCGACCTGCTGGACCTGCTGCTGCAGGAAGACTCTCGCTCGGGAACCGGCTCTGCCGCCTCTGGATCCGGGTCATCGGGCACCAGGTCCTCAGGTTCTGGCTCTGGCTCTAATGGATGCTGCTCCTCTGGCACCA GCAGCAGTCAAGGCAGCCACACCAGCAAATATTTTGGTAGCATTGACTCATTAGAGAACGACCACGGCCGCAAGCAGCCAGCAGGGGGCGGCGGAGGTGACAGTGGCGAGGAGCAGTTCATCAAGTGTGTCCTGCAGGACCCCATTTGGTTGCTGATGGCCAACACAGACGACAAGGTCATGATGACCTACCAACTGCCGATCAG GGACGTGGAGGCGGTGCTTCGTGAGGATCGCGAGGTGCTGAGGAGCATGCAGAAGCATCAGCCTCGCTTCACAGACGAGCAGAAGAGAGAGCTGAGTCAGGTGCACCCCTGGGTGCGCACAGGACGCCTGCCCAGAGCCATCAATATCAAT GGCTGCGCAGGCTGCAAGTCTCCCACAAGCGTCCCCCACGCCGCCCCCTACGACGTGGAGATCCACGAGATGGAGCTTTGCACCATGGTGAAGACACAAAAGGAGGGCGCCACAAAGGTGAAGAAAAGCTCATCAGAGGTGGCCATGGATGAATGCCCtgccgaggaggaggaggaagacgatgaagaagAAGGATGCAAAACACAAGAAACCAGCCAAACGGTGACCGCAGACGAACTAAGAGCGACGCCGGCGGTGGACAACGCTCAGCCGCCACAGTCTGACATGAGTCACTAA
- the per1b gene encoding period circadian protein homolog 1b isoform X2 has translation MSYDITQSAASSNTRGRVTRAAEKDNEQEADSKQLNAAKSTGANVPAPEQGNRAGGVSFPSEGSRAGDQRGPNTDDMDGGISSGNDSGERETRSRGCQSTRSSHSSSNGKDSGMMLETTESQKSSNSQSRSPPSGSLAYSLLSTSSEHDPPSTSGCSSNQSARVQTQKELMKAIKELKLRLPTERKSKGHSSTLNALKYALQCVRQVRANKEYYHQWSVEECHGCSLDLSAFTIEELDNITSEYTLKNTDTFSMAVSFLSGKVVYVSPQGSSVLRCKPECLQGTMFSELLAPQDVSTFYSGTAPCRLPLWASCIGSASPAMDCTQEKSMFCRISAGRRQGGEMRYYPFRLTPYQLTIRDSDSAEPQPCCLLLAERVHSGYEAPRIPPDKRIFTTSHTPSCLFQEVDERAVPLLGYLPQDLVGTPTLLYIHPEDRPTMVAIHEKIFQFAGQPFEYSPLRMCARNGEYLTIDTSWSSFVNPWSRKVAFIVGRHKVRTSPLNEDVFAAQGCEGRATTPDIVQLSEQIHRLLVQPVHTGGSQGYSSLGSSGSRGSRHSHPQHLSASAASSSDSNGPAMDDAAAAVVLHKPMTFQQICKDVHMVKTNGQQVFIESRNRPPPRKNTSAVATSSLGAISSDPIRGLITDMTKPLKDLVPAPLVQKESPPGYSYQQINCLDSIIRYLESCNIPNTVKRKCGSSSCTSASDEDKQQQEAGGSAKGASVSLVGEPPPLPPLTLAMKAESVASVTSQCSFSSTIVHVGDKKPPESDIVMEEAPSTPTHPPPNLTPTAPSNGPPTISTPPIPPPPPPPPIAPPPQASQPTQPERDSRHGGGGRLGLTKEVLSAHTQQEEQAFLDQFKDLSKLRVFDQTASSTVRCHTPTANPLARGVRCSRDYPAAGGGSSHRRGRGGKRLKHQESSEQHSSLGLTGMHRDPRTRPEAGPLNMPLGAPTNSSSWPSVCSQPNIPSVPFAPGMVPIYPVYPPLSQPLTVPDPSRFPPTQMVPPMMTLVLPNYMFPQMGAPMSQQGAAPLQFFGQNFNYPSAAQAPVPATVCNPVSIPGTGAASRSSTPQSYTQNPAEREGAQSPLFQSRCSSPLNLLQLEESPSNRLEGTVLVASQQTAPSVQGGPAGVQSSTKPRNSDDNTKENENGEANESNNDAMSTSSDLLDLLLQEDSRSGTGSAASGSGSSGTRSSGSGSGSNGCCSSGTSSSQGSHTSKYFGSIDSLENDHGRKQPAGGGGGDSGEEQFIKCVLQDPIWLLMANTDDKVMMTYQLPIRDVEAVLREDREVLRSMQKHQPRFTDEQKRELSQVHPWVRTGRLPRAININGCAGCKSPTSVPHAAPYDVEIHEMELCTMVKTQKEGATKVKKSSSEVAMDECPAEEEEEDDEEEGCKTQETSQTVTADELRATPAVDNAQPPQSDMSH, from the exons ATGAGTTATGACATCACTCAGTCAGCGGCCAGCAGCAACACTCGGGGGCGAGTGACAAGGGCTGCAGAGAAAGACAATGAGCAGGAGGCCGACTCCAAACAGTTAAACGCCGCAAAAAGCACCGGTGCCAATGTCCCCGCTCCGGAACAGGGAAACAGGGCCGGGGGCGTGTCGTTCCCCAGCGAAGGATCCAGAGCCGGCGATCAGAGGGGGCCCAACACGGATGACATGGACGGCGGCATCTCTAGCGGGAACGACTCAGGTGAGAGGGAGACACGCTCTCGCGGGTGCCAGTCCACACGCAGCTCACACAGTTCATCCAACGGCAAGGACTCAGGCATGATGCTTGAAACCACAGAGAGCCAAAAGAG CTCCAACTCGCAGAGCCGGTCACCTCCAAGTGGCTCACTGGCCTACAGCTTGCTGTCGACCAGCTCCGAACACGACCCGCCCTCCACGTCTGGCTGCAGCAGCAATCAGTCGGCGAGGGTCCAGACACAGAAGGAGCTCATGAAGGCCATCAAGGAGCTAAAGCTCCGCTTGCCAACTGAGCGCAAGTCCAAGGGCCACTCCAGCACTCTAAACGCACTTAAATACGCCCTGCAGTGTGTCAGACAAGTCAGAG CCAATAAGGAGTATTATCATCAGTGGAGTGTGGAAGAGTGTCACGGTTGTAGCCTGGACTTGTCTGCCTTCACGATCGAGGAACTGGACAACATCACTTCAGAATACACACTAAAAAACACG GACACATTCTCAATGGCGGTGTCCTTCCTGTCCGGGAAGGTCGTGTACGTGTCACCTCAGGGATCATCAGTATTGCGCTGTAAGCCCGAGTGTCTCCAGGGCACCATGTTTTCAGAGCTTTTAGCTCCACAAGATGTCAGTACGTTCTACAGTGGCACAGCGCCTTGCCGCCTGCCCCTGTGGGCCTCCTGTATCGGATCTG CCTCACCCGCTATGGACTGCACTCAGGAGAAGTCCATGTTCTGTAGAATCAGTGCCGGCCGGAGGCAGGGCGGAGAGATGCGCTACTATCCGTTTCGTCTGACGCCCTACCAGCTTACCATCAGAGATTCGGACAGTGCCGAGCCGCAGCCATGTTGCCTGCTCCTGGCAGAAAGAGTCCACTCTGGATACGAGG CACCTCGGATCCCTCCAGACAAGAGGATCTTCACCACCAGTCACACTCCCAGCTGCCTCTTCCAGGAAGTTGATGAGAG GGCGGTACCATTGTTGGGATATCTGCCCCAGGACTTGGTGGGAACCCCAACCTTGCTTTACATCCACCCTGAAGACAGACCCACTATGGTGGCCATACATGAGAAGA TCTTTCAGTTTGCCGGGCAGCCGTTTGAGTATTCACCGTTGAGGATGTGCGCACGCAACGGGGAATACTTAACCATCGACACCAGTTGGTCTTCCTTTGTCAATCCCTGGAGCCGCAAGGTGGCCTTCATCGTAGGGCGCCACAAAGTCCGAAC GAGCCCACTGAACGAGGACGTGTTCGCGGCGCAGGGGTGCGAGGGCCGCGCCACCACGCCCGACATAGTGCAGCTCAGCGAGCAGATCCACCGTCTGCTGGTGCAGCCGGTGCACACTGGTGGGTCTCAGGGTTACAGCTCGCTGGGTTCCAGCGGGTCACGGGGCTCGCGCCACTCACACCCGCAGCATCTCAGCGCCTCGGCCGCCTCATCCAGCGACAGCAACGGACCCGCCATGGACGACGCCGCGGCTGCAGTTGTGTTACACAAGCCT ATGACTTTCCAGCAGATCTGCAAAGATGTTCACATGGTCAAGACAAACGGGCAGCAGGTGTTCATCGAGTCTCGAAACAGGCCGCCACCAAGAAAAAACACCAGTGCAg TTGCCACAAGCAGTCTCGGAGCCATCAGCAGCGACCCCATAAGAGGCCTCATCACTGACATGACCAAACCACTGAAAGATTTGGTGCCTGCACCACTTGTCCAGAAAGAGTCCCCACCTGGATATTCCTACCAACAGATCAATTGTCTCGACAGCATCATAAG GTACCTGGAGAGCTGCAACATTCCTAATACAGTCAAAAGGAAGTGTGGCTCCTCCTCCTGCACATCAGCTTCCGATGAAGATAAACAGCAGCAGGAAGCCGGCGGGAGCGCCAAAG GTGCATCAGTTAGCCTGGTAGGCGAACCCCCTCCCCTGCCCCCGCTGACGTTGGCCATGAAGGCGGAGAGCGTGGCCTCCGTCACATCACAGTGTAGCTTCAGTAGCACCATCGTGCACGTGGGAGACAAGAAGCCACCTGAGTCAG ACATCGTGATGGAAGAAGCCCCAAGCACGCCAACACACCCTCCTCCTAACCTCACTCCAACTGCGCCCTCTAATGGCCCACCTACCATCTCCACTCCTCCcatccctccccctcctcctcctcctcccatcgCTCCGCCGCCTCAAGCATCGCAGCCAACTCAGCCAGAGAGGGACAGCCGGCACGGCGGGGGCGGCCGGCTGGGATTGACGAAGGAGGTGCTGTCTGCGCACACGCAGCAGGAGGAGCAGGCATTCCTGGACCAATTCAAGGACCTCAGCAAGCTGCGCGTCTTCGATCAGACGGCGTCTTCGACCGTGCGCTGCCACACGCCCACCGCCAACCCTCTGGCGCGAG GGGTGCGGTGTTCTCGCGACTACCCGGCCGCAGGGGGAGGCTCCAGTCACAGACGTGGGCGTGGAGGTAAAAGACTGAAACACCAGGAGTCGTCTGAGCAGCACAGCTCTCTGGGGCTCACCGGAATGCACCGAGACCCCAGAACCAGACCGGAAGCCGGACCCCTCAACATGCCGCTGGGAGCCCCAACAAATTCCTCCTCTTGGCCGTCTGTTTGCTCTCAGCCCAACATTCCATCGGTTCCGTTTGCACCCGGCATGGTTCCCATCTACCCGGTCTACCCGCCGCTCTCTCAGCCTTTGACTGTCCCAGATCCATCACGTTTCCCCCCTACTCAGATGGTGCCACCCATGATGACCTTGGTTCTCCCCAACTACATGTTCCCTCAAATGGGAGCGCCCATGTCGCAGCAAGGCGCCGCACCCTTGCAGTTTTTCGGTCAAAACTTTAATTACCCCAGCGCCGCCCAAGCCCCGGTCCCGGCAACCGTTTGCAACCCCGTGTCCATTCCTGGCACAGGGGCGGCATCTCGTAGCAGCACCCCCCAGTCCTACACTCAGAACCCTGCTGAGCGCGAGGGTGCACAGTCCCCCCTCTTCCAGTCCCGATGCTCCTCCCCGCTGAATTTGTTGCAGCTGGAGGAGTCACCGAGCAACCGGTTAGAGGGCACCGTGCTGGTGGCCTCACAGCAAACCGCACCCTCCGTGCAGGGGGGCCCCGCTGGGGTGCAGAGCTCAACCAAACCGAGGAACTCTGATGACAACACCAAGGAGAATGAGAAC GGGGAAGCTAACGAGTCCAACAACGACGCCATGTCAACTTCCAGCGACCTGCTGGACCTGCTGCTGCAGGAAGACTCTCGCTCGGGAACCGGCTCTGCCGCCTCTGGATCCGGGTCATCGGGCACCAGGTCCTCAGGTTCTGGCTCTGGCTCTAATGGATGCTGCTCCTCTGGCACCA GCAGCAGTCAAGGCAGCCACACCAGCAAATATTTTGGTAGCATTGACTCATTAGAGAACGACCACGGCCGCAAGCAGCCAGCAGGGGGCGGCGGAGGTGACAGTGGCGAGGAGCAGTTCATCAAGTGTGTCCTGCAGGACCCCATTTGGTTGCTGATGGCCAACACAGACGACAAGGTCATGATGACCTACCAACTGCCGATCAG GGACGTGGAGGCGGTGCTTCGTGAGGATCGCGAGGTGCTGAGGAGCATGCAGAAGCATCAGCCTCGCTTCACAGACGAGCAGAAGAGAGAGCTGAGTCAGGTGCACCCCTGGGTGCGCACAGGACGCCTGCCCAGAGCCATCAATATCAAT GGCTGCGCAGGCTGCAAGTCTCCCACAAGCGTCCCCCACGCCGCCCCCTACGACGTGGAGATCCACGAGATGGAGCTTTGCACCATGGTGAAGACACAAAAGGAGGGCGCCACAAAGGTGAAGAAAAGCTCATCAGAGGTGGCCATGGATGAATGCCCtgccgaggaggaggaggaagacgatgaagaagAAGGATGCAAAACACAAGAAACCAGCCAAACGGTGACCGCAGACGAACTAAGAGCGACGCCGGCGGTGGACAACGCTCAGCCGCCACAGTCTGACATGAGTCACTAA
- the pcolceb gene encoding procollagen C-endopeptidase enhancer b: MNEPPISSAITSSSPPSALLVPPSCSPQPPPSFQISEGSGMEVRVWTVCVLSSLALGWTAAQSQSNYTRPVFKCGGDLVVDSGIVASEGFPSPYKANSQCIWYITVPEGHVVMLSFRLFDMEAEPTCRYDYLDVYNGHTRLVQKLGRFCGTFRPGALISTSNTMMLDMVSDEATGGRGFLAYFRAGKPHVEENQFCGGRLTKSQGSVQTPNWPNSNYPAGISCSWYISVEPSNVIEVKFEKLDLEPDTYCRYDYVALFNGGERDDSRRIGKFCGDRKPGAIVTNGNQLLVQFVSDLSVTSDGFMAHYNSVPRGARSPTAGGDFIHRSETPSTTRKPNRPIKTTPKPVKTTPKPVKTTPKTTPKPKATPKPAKKPVVKIPIKPPPRKPTTKPKTAKPTPGAPVKKTTPKPRTKPSSKPKVIKVDKPTRKPAPKIKPTPKAAIKPVKPTPKSKPTVKSTPKPKVTPKPKVTPKPKVNKVVPKKPAVNKKPLPLNPLCKQVYKRKGTLQSNFCPNDFVIAGKVTDVIPGPRGSATVELSLIKAYKAGKLNISKEGPAATVKLNSTCKRSPGLTIGQNYVLMGKVDPQGKGLLTPSSFALLYRPVHVKALSILASKAC, from the exons ATGAATGAACCTCCAATATCCTCAGCCATCACATCCTCCTCTCCACCCTCTGCCCTGCTTGTCCCTCCTTCCTGCTCCCCACAGCCGCCGCCGTCTTTCCAAATCTCAGAGGGCAGCGGGATGGAGGTCAGGGTGTGGACCGTGTGTGTGCTTTCCTCGCTGGCGCTGGGATGGACGGCGGCTCAGAGTCAGAGCAACTACACCAG GCCCGTCTTCAAGTGCGGGGGCGATCTGGTCGTCGATTCGGGCATCGTGGCCAGCGAGGGCTTCCCTAGTCCTTACAAAGCCAACAGTCAATGCATCTGGTACATCACT GTTCCGGAAGGTCACGTGGTCATGCTCTCCTTCCGCCTATTCGACATGGAGGCTGAGCCCACCTGTCGCTACGACTACTTGGATGTCTACAACGGCCACACGCGCCTGGTACAGAAACTGGGCCGCTTCTGCGGGACATTCCGGCCTGGAGCGCTCATCTCCACCTCCAACACCATGATGCTGGATATGGTGTCGGACGAGGCCACGGGGGGGAGAGGCTTTCTGGCCTACTTCCGTGCGGGGAAGCCGCATGTGGAAG AGAATCAATTCTGTGGCGGGCGGTTGACCAAATCCCAGGGATCCGTCCAGACGCCCAACTGGCCCAACTCCAACTACCCAGCAGGCATCAGTTGCTCCTGGTACATCTCGGTCGAGCCGAGCAAC GTGATCGAGGTGAAGTTTGAGAAGCTGGACCTGGAACCAGACACGTACTGTCGCTATGACTACGTGGCTCTGTTCAACGGCGGGGAGAGGGACGACTCGAGGAGAATCGGGAAGTTCTGCGGCGACAGGAAACCCGG GGCTATTGTGACCAATGGGAATCAGCTCCTCGTCCAGTTTGTGTCCGACCTCAGCGTGACCTCAGATGGCTTCATGGCCCACTATAACAGCGTGCCCCGCGGCGCTCGGTCTCCCACAGCCGGGGGAGACTTCATCCATCGGTCTGAGACCCCCTCCACGACACGGAAGCCAAACAGGCCCATCAAAACAACACCCAAACCTGTCAAGACTACCCCCAAACCTGTCAAAACCACACCCAAAACCACGCCAAAACCCAAAGCCACCCCGAAACCAGCCAAAAAACCAGTTGTGAAGATCCCAATAAAGCCTCCGCCTCGTAAACCCACGACCAAGCCCAAAACAGCTAAACCCACCCCCGGAGCGccagtgaaaaaaacaacacccaaACCCAGAACGAAACCTTCGTCCAAACCCAAAGTCATCAAAGTGGACAAACCGACGCGCAAGCCTGCACCCAAGATCAAACCCACTCCCAAAGCAGCGATCAAACCAGTGAAACCCACACCTAAAAGTAAACCAACAGTCAAATCTACGCCCAAACCTAAAGTCACGCCCAAACCTAAAGTGACACCGAAACCCAAAGTGAACAAGGTGGTCCCAAAGAAGCCAGCAGTGAACAAGAAAC CTTTGCCACTGAACCCTTTGTGTAAACAAGTCTACAAGAGGAAAGGAACTCTGCAGTCCAACTTCTGCCCAAATGACTTCG TGATCGCTGGAAAGGTTACAGATGTGATCCCAGGTCCAAGAGGTTCGGCCACAGTGGAATTGTCTCTCATTAAAGCCTATAAGGCAGGAAAACTGAACATCAGCAAAGAAGGACCAGCCGCGACTGTCAAACTGAACTCGACGTGCAAGAGATCCCCGGGGCTGACCATTG GCCAAAACTACGTGCTCATGGGAAAAGTGGACCCCCAGGGAAAAGGCCTCCTGACCCCGTCCAGCTTCGCCCTCCTGTACAGGCCGGTGCATGTCAAAGCCCTTTCTATCCTGGCGAGCAAAGCATGCTGA
- the LOC144003711 gene encoding transmembrane protein 272, whose protein sequence is MSDSVPVRLIRNAPQPSIPVLVAIKVLLCIIPIAQIAMGAVHLDDCPRQRYIPIYLIVVGVFFMMLVLLIFLPCAREPKDGPPNPLCRISWGCNALLALFLAIWFIAGNVWIYSIYKPNYYKNITNAEPYCDKNLYLFAFWTTTLVYILVGLTVGVGFLVLVCFYLCGHADPDDFI, encoded by the exons ATGTCCGACAGTGTCCCCGTGCGCCTCATCCGCAATGCCCCGCAACCGTCAATACCTGTGCTAG TGGCCATAAAGGTGCTGTTGTGCATCATCCCAATCGCTCAGATCGCAATGG GCGCAGTGCACCTGGACGACTGCCCCCGCCAGCGCTACATTCCCATTTACCTGATCGTGGTGGGCGTCTTCTTCATGATGCTGGTGCTGCTTATTTTCCTGCCCTGCGCCCGGGAGCCCAAAGACGGCCCCCCGAACCCGCTCTGCCGAATCAGCTGGGGTTGTAACGCTCTGCTGGCGTTGTTCCTCGCCATTTGGTTCATCGCCG GTAATGTGTGGATCTACTCTATATACAAGCCCAACTACTACAAGAACATCACAAACGCTGAGCCCTACTGCGATAAAAATCTCTACCTGTTCGCCTTCTGGACCACGACGCTGGTCTACATCTTGGTGGGTTTGACCGTGGGTGTCGGCTTCCTTGTCTTGGTGTGCTTTTACTTGTGCGGCCACGCCGACCCCGATGACTTCATCTAG